Genomic segment of Candidatus Micrarchaeota archaeon:
TAACAGATTTGGGTCGGGGAGCATATCTTGGGAAAAAGGTCGATGCATCATTTGTAACATAACTACCGAAGTATTCCAACCTCTCGTCCTGATGATTGTATTCCATGACCCACGCTCGTTTTATAGGGAGTGTGTTTACAAGATACCTCAATATTAAAAGAAGTTGATAACTGTAAGGTTTGTTAAGGATCGCTGCTCTCTGGACCTCAGAGATCACCTTCAGACAGTTGTACCGTGAAACGGTTTCGGATGCTGTCTTGATGTTCATAAAAAGTGATTCTCCCAATCGTTTGACGACAGACGGTCCGATGAATTTTCTGTGAATAATCTTTTCAACTGAATCAATACCATCAGAAGATTTGGTTTTACTCGACTTTCTAAAAACCACGGTCATCATGTCAAACCATCAATAATATTAATATCATAAAAAGTTTAAAAATATGTTCATTCCATTCATATACTTCTCGCCTTACCTTATCTCCCCACTTTGCGGATTGATCGATTTTATAAAGAATTATTCACAATCGCAAGCAACGACAGAGTTTTAATAAAGTTTATAAATGTAGTTATCGTATTTATAACTTCAGATTAGAATTCTTATACTGATGTTTATACTGCCATGTAGACAGTTCTACGGGAAGAGGTGATAGATGTGAAGGTAATAGTGAGCACAAAAAACGGTAAATCGTACGGTATCGATCTGCCCGCGGACAAAGAACCCCTGCTTTATCATAAGAAGATAGGTGATGATATAGAGGGCGACTTGATAGGTCTCCCAGGATATGTACTTAAAATAACCGGAGGTAGCGATATCAGCGGTTTTCCTATGAGGTATGACATTGAAGGTAACAGAAAAATAAAGATCTACACTTCTAAAGGTCCGGGATACAAACCTAAGAGAAAAGGCGAATTTGCGAAAAAAACAGTAAGGGGAAATGAAATAGATAACACCATAACAGAAGTGAATACAATCGTTGTCAAAGAGGGGACGGTCAAGATCGAAGAAATTCTAGGTAAAAAAGAGGGAGATAAAGAGGGAGATAAACAGAATGAATAAAAAGAAGTCTTCTTGATAAAAAGCAGTTTTTGGTGATATTTTGCAGGCGGAAGTCAACGTTGGATTGTTGGGTCATGTCGATCACGGCAAAACGTCTCTTGCTTATGCATTGAGTGGCGTGTGGACAGACACGTACAGCGAAGAGTTACGTAGGGGAATCAGTATCAGAATAGGATATGCAGATGTCAGCATATTCAAATGTCCGTCTTGTCATAGATATTCAACATCTAAAACATGTCCGTACTGTCATGCAAAAACCGAGTTCGTGAGGAAGATATCGCTTCTCGATGCACCTGGACATGAAACACTTATGGCTACCGCAATATCAGCATCCAGTATAATGGATGGTACAATTTTGGTCATAGCGGCAAACGAACCTTGTCCACAACCGCAAACTAAAGAACACCTGATGGTACTTGAAGCCATGGGGATTAAAAACATCGTGATAGTACAGACAAAGATAGACCTTGTAAAAAAAGAAGACGCTATCAAGAACTATGAGCAGATCACAGAGTTCTTAAGAAGTTTTGGTTATGAG
This window contains:
- a CDS encoding 30S ribosomal protein S6e, whose amino-acid sequence is MDVKVIVSTKNGKSYGIDLPADKEPLLYHKKIGDDIEGDLIGLPGYVLKITGGSDISGFPMRYDIEGNRKIKIYTSKGPGYKPKRKGEFAKKTVRGNEIDNTITEVNTIVVKEGTVKIEEILGKKEGDKEGDKQNE